Proteins co-encoded in one Vidua macroura isolate BioBank_ID:100142 chromosome 13, ASM2450914v1, whole genome shotgun sequence genomic window:
- the LOC128813958 gene encoding uncharacterized protein LOC128813958 has protein sequence MENSADNPVGESDLASQPTFRIEPLGDAEGVSAGRTFPAPLVDVARKPSSHRRDNPVGESDLASQPTFRIEPLGDAEGVSAGRTFPAPLVDVARKPSSHRRGPPAGKNKAKGHKKAQEPSKRMGQLLREMEQAGQDNPVGESDLASQPTFRIEPLGDAEGVSAGRTFPAPLVDVARKPSSHRRGPPAGKNKAKGHKKAQEPSKRMGQLLREMEQAGQDNPVGESDLASQPTFRIEPLGDAEGVSAGRTFPAPLVDVARKPSSHRRGPPAGKNKAKGHKKAQEPSKRMGQLLREMEQAGQGMDREALWKAAFPEGREAIPGMGTVTGDWDRDMASLGGLAQDSLKSMENSAGKFSMSLFLRE, from the exons atggaaaattcTGCAG atAACCCTGTTGGTGAAAGTGATCTGGCTTCCCAACCCACATTCAGGATTGAgcctctgggagatgctgagg gtgtgtctgcagggaggacttttcctgctcctttggtGGATGTTGCACgcaagcccagctcccatcgcaggg atAACCCTGTTGGTGAAAGTGATCTGGCTTCCCAACCCACGTTCAGGATTGAgcctctgggagatgctgagg gtgtgtctgcagggaggacttttcctgctcctttggtGGATGTTGCACgcaagcccagctcccatcgcaggg GTCCTCCAGCGGGAAAGAACAAAGCTAAAGGACACAAGAAAGCCCAGGAACCATCCAAACGCATGGGACAGCTGTTGAGGGAAATGGAACAGGCAGGACAAg atAACCCTGTTGGTGAAAGCGATCTGGCTTCCCAACCCACATTCAGGATTGAgcctctgggagatgctgagg gtgtgtctgcagggaggacttttcctgctcctttggtGGATGTTGCACgcaagcccagctcccatcgcaggg GTCCTCCAGCGGGAAAGAACAAAGCTAAAGGACACAAGAAAGCCCAGGAACCATCCAAACGCATGGGACAGCTGTTGAGGGAAATGGAACAGGCAGGACAAg atAACCCTGTTGGTGAAAGCGATCTGGCTTCCCAACCCACATTCAGGATTGAgcctctgggagatgctgagg gtgtgtctgcagggaggacttttcctgctcctttggtGGATGTTGCACgcaagcccagctcccatcgcaggg GTCCTCCAGCGGGAAAGAACAAAGCTAAAGGACACAAGAAAGCCCAGGAACCATCCAAACGCATGGGACAGCTGTTGAGGGAAATGGAACAGGCAGGACAAg ggatggacagagaggCTTTATGGAAGGCAGCATTTCCTGAAGGAAGGGAGGCAATTCCAGGCATGGGCACAGTCACAGGAG